In Lolium rigidum isolate FL_2022 chromosome 7, APGP_CSIRO_Lrig_0.1, whole genome shotgun sequence, the DNA window TCGTTGATGACGATACGATAGCCATCTTCCAGTCCTTCCTGCTTTGCGATAACTTTTGCAGCATAGAGGAGCAAGCCAAGTATCTCTACGTGCCTCTCTTCTGCCTGGGGACAATGATTACAGTAAAATGACAGTAAAATTGTATTCTCTTTTTAGGACAAGTACACTTCAGGCAAGATTTATAGTAAACCCATTACATGAGCAGTTGGCTTAAAATGGAAACCGTAAACTGCGATAATTGATGAGCATTTACCTTTGAAAGGCCACTTAGTCCATCCTTGACTTTGGGAATGATTACAATATGGATCGGTGCTTGAGGATTTATGTCTCTGAAAGCAAGAACCTGGAAAGAATACACAGTTCGCTTCTATCATTTTAGGGTACAGCTGCCAAATTCTACGGGGAA includes these proteins:
- the LOC124674896 gene encoding 14 kDa zinc-binding protein — encoded protein: MASEKEAALAAVPNDNPTIFDKIIKKEIPSDVVYEDEKVLAFRDINPQAPIHIVIIPKVKDGLSGLSKAEERHVEILGLLLYAAKVIAKQEGLEDGYRIVINDGPSGCQSVYHIHVHLLGGRQMNWPPG